The genomic region CGCGAACCCGTTTCCGTAGAGGACATACCTTCGGGACCAGCCTACCGAGCGCGCGGGGGTGGCCGACCCGTTCCGCGCGGACCCGTCCGGCGCCCGCGGGCGGCCCCGCGGTGCCCCCCACCTGGGGAACCGTGCACTCTTCGTGATGCCTGGGGCCGATGATGCCACTGGGAGATGTCACGGACAGCGCACGATTGGGCCACTGTGGGACGGTTCTACCGTCACCCAGTGTGTCGCGCGGTTATTCTGTGCTTCCACGTTGACCACCCCGCCGGCCGGCCCCGCAACGGCCTGCCGCCCGTCGCCCGGGAGCAGAACATGAGGGGCATCCCGCTACGGTGCGCCGTTCTGCTGGCTTCCGCCGGACTGTTCGGCGCCCTGGCCGGCACACCGGCCGCCACCGCCGACGACTTCTCCCGCGTCGACCGCGACCCGCTCGTCGGCGCGGAGCTCGTGCTCGACGACGGGCGGTCCGCCTCCACCGCCCTGTTCAGCCTGCGCGTGGGCGCACGCGACTCCGTGCGGGCCTACGCGGCGCGCGTGGACGAGGAGGTCCGGCCGCGCACGGCCTACGTGGAGTCGAACTGGTCGGACCGCGAGGACTGGGCGCAGGTGCCCGAGGCCACCGATCCGGCCGACCGCGCGAGCTGGATCGTCGCCCACTCCTACCCCCGTGTGGCCCTGACCCCGCTGGCGGTGGACGCGGGCGCGCTGCACGTCAACGAGGCCCAGGCGATCGCCGGGACCCAGGCCGCGCTGTGGCACGTGCTCGACGGGACCGATCTGGACCGCGACGCCAACGACGCCGCGGTCGTCGCCGTCTACGACCTCCTCGTGCAGGGCAGCGCCCAGGCGGTGGACACCGCCGCGGAGCCGTCCCTGGAGGTCTCGCCGACCCAGCTGGAGGCCGTCGCCCCCGAGGCCCCGCTCGGCCCGCTCACGGTGGGCAGCGCCGGATCGGGCAGCCTGCGCCTGTCGGTGCGCGGGGCTCCCGCGTCGTGGCTGGTCGACGACGAGGGACAGCAGGTCTCGCGGGCCGGGGACGGCGACCGGCTCTACTTCGACGTGGACCCCTCGGTCCAGGCGGGTGTGGCGACCGTGCACGTGCACGGCAGTGATCTGCCGCTGCCCGAGGGCCGCCTGTTCACGGGCCGGGACGGCGCCAGTACCCAGCCGCTGGTGACGGCGGAGCCCGGCACCATGACCAGCTCCGCCACGGCGACGCTGACGTGGCGCGGCAGCACGCCCCCCGAGCCGGAGGCGGACGAGACCGCCGAAAGCGAGGAGGCGGTCGTGGAGGAGGCTCCCGCGACGCAGGCGCCCGCCCAGGAGAGCGCCCGGGTGGAGGAGCCCGTGCCGTCGGAGAGCCCGTCCGCGACCGATGACCGAATCCCCGACGACGATCTGGCGACCACCGGGACCTGGTTGTCGGCCCTGTTGATCATCGCGGGGGCGCTGGTGGTGTCCGGCCTGCTCATCCTGGTGCTCGGTCGCCGTCGACGCGATTGACGCGCACCCCTCGCGACCTGCGAGGGGACTCGACCGCACCTCGGTGACGTGCAATGCGGTCCTTTTTCGCCCCGATTTGTCCATGCCCGTTTCGCATCACATTTTCCGACAACCGGGTTGGAAGTGGCCTATGTGGTCGCTAGTATCGGGCGGGCGACCTTCACGACGAGCGCGGCCCGCTCCCGCGTTGGCGAACCACACCGGATGACGCGCCTCCCCCACGGGTGCCTCGCATCGACGTCCCCCAGGACCCGGCCGTGGTGACCGCCCAAGACGGCCCGATCAGGATTCATGCCGCCGTTCGTGACGGCGCCGAGGAATTCCCTGCCGCCCGTTCTACCTGAACTGGCGTTTTCCACCGGTTACCCCTAGACGACACCGGGACACAACTTGACGAAGATCTCCCTCACCCGTTCCGCCGGGCGCGCGGGCCTTGCCGCCGCCGCTGCCGGTCTGCTGGCGTTCGGCCTCGCCGCGCCCGCCGCCGCCGAAGCCGCCCATGGCGAGTACACGGGCAACGCCGAGACCGGCGTCTCCGTTCGGATGAACGGCGACACCGTGGGCACCAACCTGTTCAACCTGGAGCTGGAGGACGGCACCGTCCTCACGGCCTACTGCATCGACCTCGAGACCGGCATCCGCAGCGGCGCCGGCTACGACGAGTCCGCCTGGGAGAACTACCCGGGCCGCGGTGACTTCGCCGAGCCCGCCAAGGTCCACTGGATCCTGCAGAACAGCTACCCGGAGATCACCGCCGACGAGCTCGCCGCGGCCGCCGGGGTGGACAACCCCCGCTTCGGCGACGCCGAGGCCCTGGGCGCCACCCAGGCCGCCATCTGGCACTTCAGCAACGGCGCGGAGATGACCGGCGAGGGCCGCAACGGCGTCACCGAGGTCTACGAGTACCTCATCGGCGCGGCCGAGGACCTGCCGCAGACCGCGGAGCCCGACGCCTCGCTGAGCATCACCCCGGAGACCGCCGAGGGCGCGCCCGGCGGCGTCGTCGGGGAGTTCGAGATCGCCTCCAGCGCCTCCGACATCCCCGTCACCCTGGGCGAGAACGTCCCGGACGGGGTCGAGCTCGTGGACCTCGAGACCGGCGAGCCCGTCTCCGCGGTCAACGACGGCGACACCGTCGGCTTCACCGTGCCCGAGGGCACCGCGGACGGCAGCGCCTCCTTCAGCCTGTCGACCACCGCCACGGTGGAGGTCGGCCGCCTGTTCATGGGCGACGAGGAGAGCTCCCCGACCCAGACCCTCATCACCGCGGAAGGCGGCGAGACCGAGGTCTCGGCCTCCGCCACCGCGAGCTGGGTGCTCGGTGAGGAGCCGAGCGAGGAGCCGTCCGAGGAGCCCAGCGAGCAGCCCTCCGAGGAGCCCTCTGAGGAGCCGTCCGAGCAGCCGTCGGAGCAGCCCTCCGAGGAGCCCAGCGAGCAGCCGTCCGAGCCCGCCGACGACAACAACTCGCCCAGCCTGCCGGTGACCGGTGGCGCGCTGGCCGGTCTGGTCGCGGCCGGTGTGGCCGCCCTGGGTGCCGGTGCCGGTGCGATCTACCTGAGCCGCCGCCGCAAGGCCGCCGACACGTCCGACGTGGAGGGCTAGTCCCCTTCCGTCCCCGGCCTCCGGGTGACGTGTGAGGGCCCGTCCGTGCGAGAGATCGCGCGGACGGGCCCTTCGTCGTTCCCGGGGACGGACCCAGACGGTCGCGGCAGCGCCCGCACACCGCTCCCCGGCATCCGGACCCGCCCCGGACAGCGGACCCGTCCCCGCGCACACGCGTGCCGACACACAGGCGCCCCCGGACACACGCGTGCCCGCCGCGTCGGGACGCGGCGGGCACGGGGAACGAGCGCGGTGAGCGCTCAGCGCGGCGGGGTCAGCCCCGCACGGCGTAGGGGTTGCGGGACAGGAGCGCGCCGTCGCGCTCGGCCAGGGTCCGCTCCACGGCCGCCGCCACCCGGTAGGTGCGGTCGTCGGCCAGCGGCGGCGCCATGATCTGGAAGCCGACGGGCAGGCCGTCCTCGGGCGCCAGGCCGCACGGGACCGACAGCGACGCGTTCCCGGCCAGGTTGGACGGGATCGTGCACAGGTCGGCCAGGTACATGGCCATCGGGTCCTCCGACCGCTCCCCGATCGGGAACGCGGTGGTGGGCGTGGTCGGCGAGACCAGCACGTCCACGTTCTCGAACGCGGCGTCGAAGTCGCGCTTGATCAGGGTGCGCACCTGCTGGGCGCTGCCGTAGTAGGCGTCGTAGTAGCCGCTCGACAGGGCGTAGGTGCCCAGGATGATGCGGCGCTTGACCTCGGCGCCGAAGCCCTCGGCCCGGGTCAGGGACATGACCTCCTCGGCGCTGCGCGTGCCGTCGTCGCCGACCCGCAGCCCGTAGCGCATCGCGTCGAAGCGCGCCAGGTTGGAGGAGCACTCGCTGGGCGCGATGAGGTAGTAGGCCGACAGGGCCGCGTCGAAGCTCGGGCAGGAGAGCTCCACGATCTTGGCGCCCAGGGACTCCAGGAGCTCCAGGGTCTCGTGGAAGCGCTGCCGCACGCCCGGCTGGAAGCCGTCGCTGTCCAGCTCCTTGACCACGCCGACGCGCAGGCCCTCGACGTCGCCGAGACGGGCGGCGTCGACGACCGCCGGGACCGGGGAGTCGATGGAGGTGGAGTCACGGGGGTCGTGGCCGGAGAAGGCCTCGTGGAGCAGGGCGGCGTCGAGCACGTTGCGCGCGAACGGGCCGGGGGTGTCCAGCGAGGACGCGAACGCGATCATCCCGTAGCGGGAGGAGCCGCCGTAGGTGGGCTTGGCCCCGACCAGGCCGCACAGAGCGGCCGGCTGGCGGATGGACCCGCCGGTGTCGGTGCCGGTGGCCAGCGGCGCCTCGAAGGCGGCCACGGCGGCGGAGGAGCCGCCGGAGGAGCCGCCCGGGATGCGGTCGGTGTCCCACGGGTTGCGGGTGACCTGGTAGGCGGAGTTCTCCGTGGAGGAGCCCATGGCG from Nocardiopsis aegyptia harbors:
- a CDS encoding thioester domain-containing protein, which encodes MRGIPLRCAVLLASAGLFGALAGTPAATADDFSRVDRDPLVGAELVLDDGRSASTALFSLRVGARDSVRAYAARVDEEVRPRTAYVESNWSDREDWAQVPEATDPADRASWIVAHSYPRVALTPLAVDAGALHVNEAQAIAGTQAALWHVLDGTDLDRDANDAAVVAVYDLLVQGSAQAVDTAAEPSLEVSPTQLEAVAPEAPLGPLTVGSAGSGSLRLSVRGAPASWLVDDEGQQVSRAGDGDRLYFDVDPSVQAGVATVHVHGSDLPLPEGRLFTGRDGASTQPLVTAEPGTMTSSATATLTWRGSTPPEPEADETAESEEAVVEEAPATQAPAQESARVEEPVPSESPSATDDRIPDDDLATTGTWLSALLIIAGALVVSGLLILVLGRRRRD
- the gatA gene encoding Asp-tRNA(Asn)/Glu-tRNA(Gln) amidotransferase subunit GatA, whose product is MSDVISLTAADLGAAIGAGEVSSEEATTAYLDRVSSVDGEIGAFLHVDRDVALAQARAVDARRAAGDDLGPLAGVPVAHKDVFSTTDMPTTAASKILEGWRPPYDATVTARLREAGLVILGKTNMDEFAMGSSTENSAYQVTRNPWDTDRIPGGSSGGSSAAVAAFEAPLATGTDTGGSIRQPAALCGLVGAKPTYGGSSRYGMIAFASSLDTPGPFARNVLDAALLHEAFSGHDPRDSTSIDSPVPAVVDAARLGDVEGLRVGVVKELDSDGFQPGVRQRFHETLELLESLGAKIVELSCPSFDAALSAYYLIAPSECSSNLARFDAMRYGLRVGDDGTRSAEEVMSLTRAEGFGAEVKRRIILGTYALSSGYYDAYYGSAQQVRTLIKRDFDAAFENVDVLVSPTTPTTAFPIGERSEDPMAMYLADLCTIPSNLAGNASLSVPCGLAPEDGLPVGFQIMAPPLADDRTYRVAAAVERTLAERDGALLSRNPYAVRG
- a CDS encoding thioester domain-containing protein, which gives rise to MTKISLTRSAGRAGLAAAAAGLLAFGLAAPAAAEAAHGEYTGNAETGVSVRMNGDTVGTNLFNLELEDGTVLTAYCIDLETGIRSGAGYDESAWENYPGRGDFAEPAKVHWILQNSYPEITADELAAAAGVDNPRFGDAEALGATQAAIWHFSNGAEMTGEGRNGVTEVYEYLIGAAEDLPQTAEPDASLSITPETAEGAPGGVVGEFEIASSASDIPVTLGENVPDGVELVDLETGEPVSAVNDGDTVGFTVPEGTADGSASFSLSTTATVEVGRLFMGDEESSPTQTLITAEGGETEVSASATASWVLGEEPSEEPSEEPSEQPSEEPSEEPSEQPSEQPSEEPSEQPSEPADDNNSPSLPVTGGALAGLVAAGVAALGAGAGAIYLSRRRKAADTSDVEG